A genomic segment from Nicotiana sylvestris chromosome 1, ASM39365v2, whole genome shotgun sequence encodes:
- the LOC104211631 gene encoding auxin-responsive protein SAUR50-like: MAIRKSNKLSQATVLKQILKRCSSLGKKQGYDNEDYCLPIDVPKGHFAVYVGENRTRYVVPISFLTHPQFQCLLQQAEEEFGFDHDMGITIPCEEMVFQSLTSMIRC, translated from the coding sequence atggccATTAGAAAATCAAACAAGTTATCACAAGCTACAGTCTTGAAACAAATTTTGAAGAGGTGTTCAAGTTTGGGTAAGAAGCAAGGCTATGACAACGAAGATTATTGCCTTCCCATTGACGTACCAAAAGGACATTTTGCAGTTTACGTGGGAGAGAATCGAACTCGATACGTCGTACCAATTTCTTTCTTAACTCACCCTCAGTTTCAATGCCTCCTCCAACAGGCCGAGGAAGAATTTGGATTTGATCACGACATGGGTATTACCATTCCCTGTGAAGAAATGGTTTTTCAATCACTGACTTCTATGATCCGGTGCTGA